A genomic region of Peromyscus eremicus chromosome 19, PerEre_H2_v1, whole genome shotgun sequence contains the following coding sequences:
- the Gpr17 gene encoding uracil nucleotide/cysteinyl leukotriene receptor: MNGLETALPSLTDNASLAYSEQCGQETPLENMLFACFYLLDFILAFVGNSLALWLFIWDHKSGTPANVFLMHLAVADLSCVLVLPTRLVYHFSGNHWPFGEIPCRLTGFLFYLNMYASIYFLTCISADRFLAIVHPVKSLKLRRPLYAHLACAFLWVVVAVAMAPLLVSPQTVQTNHTVVCLQLYREKASHHALASLAVAFTFPFITTVTCYLLIIRSLRQGPRIEKHLKNKAVRMIAMVLAIFLICFVPYHIHRSVYVLHYRGGGGGGGMSCSAQRALALGNRITSCLTSLNGALDPVMYFFVAEKFRHALCNLLCSKRLAGPPPSFEGKTNESSLSARSEL, from the coding sequence ATGAATGGCCTGGAGACAGCCCTACCCAGTCTGACTGACAACGCCTCCCTGGCTTACTCGGAGCAATGTGGACAGGAGACCCCACTAGAGAACATGCTCTTCGCTTGCTTCTACCTTCTGGATTTCATCCTAGCCTTTGTGGGCAATTCTCTGGCCCTGTGGCTTTTCATATGGGACCACAAGTCAGGCACCCCGGCCAACGTGTTCCTGATGCACCTGGCTGTGGCCGACTTGTCCTGTGTCCTGGTCCTGCCCACCCGGCTGGTTTATCACTTCTCCGGGAATCACTGGCCATTTGGGGAAATCCCATGCCGGCTCACCGGCTTCCTCTTCTACCTCAATATGTATGCCAGCATCTACTTCCTCACCTGCATCAGCGCCGACCGGTTCCTGGCCATTGTGCACCCAGTCAAGTCCCTCAAGCTCCGAAGACCTCTCTATGCCCACCTGGCCTGTGCCTtcctgtgggtggtggtggctgtggctatGGCCCCGCTTCTAGTGAGCCCACAGACCGTGCAGACCAACCACACAGTGGTCTGCCTGCAGCTGTACCGGGAGAAGGCCTCCCACCATGCCCTGGCCTCCCTGGCTGTGGCTTTTACCTTCCCTTTCATCACCACCGTGACCTGCTACCTGCTGATCATTCGCAGCCTGCGCCAGGGCCCCCGCATAGAGAAGCACCTCAAGAACAAAGCCGTCCGCATGATCGCTATGGTTCTGGCCATCTTCCTCATCTGCTTTGTGCCCTACCACATCCACCGCTCAGTCTACGTGCTTCACTaccgcggcggcggcggtggtggcgggaTGTCCTGCTCTGCTCAGCGTGCCCTGGCCCTAGGGAACCGCATCACCTCGTGTCTCACCAGCCTCAACGGGGCCCTGGACCCTGTCATGTACTTCTTCGTGGCTGAGAAGTTCCGCCACGCCCTGTGCAACTTGCTCTGCAGCAAACGGCTGGCAGGCCCACCTCCCAGCTTTGAAGGAAAAACCAACGAGAGCTCCCTGAGTGCCCGATCCGAGCTGTga
- the Lims2 gene encoding LIM and senescent cell antigen-like-containing domain protein 2 yields the protein MTGSNMSECLADAMCQRCQARFAPTERIVNSNGELYHEHCFVCAQCFRPFPEGLFYEFEGRKYCEHDFQMLFAPCCGFCGEFVIGRVIKAMNTNWHPGCFRCELCDVELADLGFVKNAGRHLCRPCHSREKAKSLGKFICQRCHLAIDEQALMFKNDPYHPDHFSCSHCGKELTSEARELKGELYCLPCHDKMGVPICGACRRPIEGRVVNALGKQWHVEHFVCAKCEKPFLGHRHYEKKGLAYCETHYNQLFGDVCYNCSHVIEGDVVSALGKAWCVNCFSCSTCSMKLTLKNKFVEFDMKPVCKRCYEKFPLELKKRLKKLSDLTSRKAQPKSVDINSV from the exons ATGACGGGAAG CAACATGTCTGAATGCTTGGCCGATGCCATGTGCCAGCGCTGCCAGGCCCGGTTTGCCCCCACAGAGCGCATTGTCAACAGCAATGGGGAGCTGTACCATGAGCACTGCTTCGTGTGTGCGCAGTGCTTCCGGCCGTTCCCTGAGGGGCTCTTCTACGAG TTCGAGGGCCGGAAGTACTGCGAACATGACTTCCAAATGCTGTTTGCTCCATGCTGCGGATTCTGTG GTGAGTTTGTTATTGGACGCGTGATCAAGGCCATGAACACCAACTGGCATCCAGGCTGCTTCCGCTGTGAGCTGTGTGACGTGGAGCTGGCTGACCTGGGCTTTGTGAAGAACGCAGGCAG GCACCTCTGCCGGCCTTGCCACAGCCGGGAGAAGGCCAAGAGCCTGGGCAAATTCATCTGCCAACGGTGTCACCTAGCCATCGATGAACAGGCCCTCATGTTCAAGAACGATCCCTACCACCCGGACCATTTCAGCTGTTCCCACTGTGG GAAGGAGCTGACCTCCGAGGCCCGAGAGCTGAAGGGGGAGCTCTACTGCTTGCCTTGCCATGACAAGATGGGTGTCCCCATCTGTGGGGCCTGTCGCCGGCCAATTGAGGGCCGGGTGGTCAACGCACTGGGCAAGCAGTGGCATGTGGAG caCTTTGTCTGTGCCAAGTGCGAGAAGCCATTCCTGGGGCACAGGCACTATGAGAAGAAGGGCCTAGCCTACTGTGAGACCCACTATAACCAG CTCTTTGGGGATGTCTGCTACAACTGCAGTCACGTGATTGAGGGTGATG TGGTGTCAGCCCTCGGCAAAGCCTGGTGCGTGAACTGCTTCTCCTGTTCCACCTGCAGCATGAAGCTCACTCTGAA GAACAAGTTTGTGGAGTTCGATATGAAGCCTGTGTGTAAAAGGTGCTATGAAAAgttccccctggagctgaagaaGAGGCTGAAGAAGCTGTCTGATCTGACCTCACGCAAGGCCCAGCCCAAGTCTGTGGACATCAACTCCGTCTGA